Proteins encoded within one genomic window of Panicum virgatum strain AP13 chromosome 1N, P.virgatum_v5, whole genome shotgun sequence:
- the LOC120657091 gene encoding uncharacterized protein LOC120657091 → MDSATLALASPASDDRRFWHSLRTRVDTILEDRRVLPPPAAAATRGVESERGKRFREDSLMLVRGLDSVAASLAQLSDTLTAAQKGVSALATCSSQARECERIAGVDEEEEEEEPKAKRLCGNSLEAAGLDGDSPVAVDAGKEAAAGSDVEETAGVKVRQGTGGVQASAEVAQSTNLKRARNLAVSMASRAAALARELKNIKSELHFMQERCGLHEEENKRLREGYDNGAAPEEDDLVRLQLEALLAEKSRLAQENANLTRENQSLMQLVEYHQLTSQDLDDSYEDVMQGMRLDFSSPLGKISDDEEGEYDGVPVTPAEVPSSPEE, encoded by the exons ATGGACTCCGCCACCCTGGCGCTCGCCAGCCCCGCCTCCGATGACCGGCGGTTCTGGCACAGCCTCCGCACCCGCGTCGACACCATCCTCGAGGATCGCCGCGTGCTcccaccacccgccgccgccgccacg CGCGGGGTGGAGTCCGAGCGGGGGAAGCGCTTCCGGGAGGACTCGCTGATGCTCGTCCGTGGCCTGGACTCCGTGGCCGCGTCGCTGGCGCAGCTCTCCGACACCCTCACCGCCGCGCAGAAG GGAGTGAGTGCTCTGGCCACGTGCTCTTCTCAGGCGAGGGAATGCGAGCGCATCGCCGGCgtagatgaggaggaggaggaggaggagccaaaGGCAAAGCGGTTGTGTGGCAATTCGTTGGAGGCCGCGGGCCTGGATGGCGATTCTCCAGTCGCAGTCGACGCCGGAAAGGAAGCGGCTGCTGGTTCTGATGTGGAGGAAACCGCGGGCGTCAAAGTGCGGCAGGGGACGGGGGGTGTGCAGGCCTCCGCGGAGGTCGCGCAGAGCACTAACTTGAAGCGGGCCAGAAAT CTGGCTGTTTCAATGGCAAGTAGAGCAGCTGCGCTCGCAAGGGAGCTCAAGAACATCAAATCGGAGCTGCACTTCATGCAGGAGAGGTGCGGTTTGCACGAGGAGGAGAACAAGAGACTCAGAGAAGGATATGACAACGGAGCTGCCCCTGAAGAAGATGATCTG GTGAGACTGCAATTGGAGGCTCTACTTGCAGAGAAGTCGCGGTTGGCGCAGGAGAACGCCAACCTGACGAGGGAGAACCAGAGCCTGATGCAGCTGGTGGAGTACCACCAGTTGACCTCCCAGGATCTGGATGACTCCTACGAGGATGTTATGCAGGGGATGCGGCTTGACTTCTCGTCGCCGCTGGGGAAGATCAGCGACGACGAAGAAGGCGAGTATGACGGAGTCCCGGTCACCCCAGCTGAGGTGCCGAGCTCCCCGGAAGAGTAG